The following coding sequences lie in one Agrococcus sp. ARC_14 genomic window:
- a CDS encoding NlpC/P60 family protein: MTTSTEMTGIEPGSKRFNRASVVRGARRVGVIAVAAALATPLALPAFASNSDAGSQESLSALVARDAQQVSGVVTAGDSGLSAARLEVQATTPAELEQIVAELEAAAAEEQAAQEAAAEAAAATSSSSSSSSSSSSSNSSSSSASSSSAAPAGASGGTVANAALAQVGVAQDCTALVRRAIAAVGLSYTGMGNLGSLGPVVSQSQASPGDIIYYADGGVGRAHIAIYIGGGRAVHGGWSGFNTVVAGVNIGGSAPVFYDIT, encoded by the coding sequence GTGACGACTTCTACCGAGATGACCGGCATCGAGCCCGGCTCGAAGCGCTTCAACCGTGCTTCCGTCGTGCGCGGCGCCCGTCGAGTCGGCGTGATCGCTGTCGCGGCCGCCCTCGCGACTCCCCTCGCCCTCCCGGCCTTCGCATCCAACTCGGACGCAGGCTCGCAGGAGTCGCTGTCGGCGCTGGTCGCCCGCGACGCCCAGCAGGTGTCCGGCGTGGTGACCGCTGGTGATAGCGGCCTGAGCGCGGCTCGACTCGAGGTCCAGGCAACGACGCCTGCCGAGCTCGAGCAGATCGTCGCAGAGCTTGAGGCGGCTGCCGCTGAGGAGCAGGCTGCACAGGAGGCAGCGGCAGAGGCCGCTGCGGCGACGTCGAGCTCCAGTAGCAGCAGCAGCTCCAGCAGCAGCTCGAACTCGAGCTCGTCGTCCGCATCGTCGTCCAGCGCGGCCCCGGCCGGCGCATCCGGCGGCACCGTCGCGAACGCTGCGCTCGCGCAGGTCGGCGTCGCACAGGACTGCACCGCGCTCGTGCGTCGTGCGATCGCCGCGGTCGGCCTGTCCTACACGGGCATGGGCAACCTCGGCAGCCTCGGCCCGGTCGTCTCGCAGTCGCAGGCCTCGCCCGGCGACATCATCTACTACGCCGACGGCGGAGTCGGTCGCGCGCACATCGCGATCTACATCGGTGGCGGCCGTGCGGTGCACGGCGGCTGGAGCGGCTTCAACACGGTCGTCGCTGGCGTGAACATCGGCGGCTCTGCCCCGGTCTTCTACGACATCACGTGA
- a CDS encoding C40 family peptidase — MKKHTTAVAVSHSHARPASGSLRRGAKSIGVVSIAAALIGALSLPAAAFSQQGPQFSQEELQSVIAENSQTVSVASDARIETIARDGISGTTAEELEELRAAAREAEEAREAELAEAREAATANADGSASTSAGSSQGSAAATTAVSIPANSGIVGIAQSQLGAPYVWGGSSPSTGFDCSGFTAWVYGQAGHYLPHSSGAQGGYGTGVPASQVAAGDLLVWSGHVAVYAGNGQIIHAATSGKPVKYSNYAAMVAAFGTPEVRRFG; from the coding sequence TTGAAGAAGCACACCACGGCCGTGGCCGTCTCGCACAGCCATGCTCGACCCGCTTCCGGATCGCTGCGTCGCGGCGCGAAGAGCATCGGCGTCGTCAGCATCGCCGCTGCGCTGATCGGCGCGCTCTCGCTGCCGGCCGCTGCGTTCTCGCAGCAGGGCCCGCAGTTCTCGCAGGAGGAGCTCCAGAGCGTCATCGCCGAGAACTCGCAGACCGTGAGCGTCGCGAGCGACGCACGCATCGAGACGATCGCGCGCGACGGCATCTCCGGCACCACGGCTGAGGAGCTCGAGGAGCTCCGCGCGGCAGCACGCGAGGCGGAGGAAGCCCGTGAGGCCGAGCTCGCCGAGGCGCGCGAGGCTGCGACGGCGAACGCCGACGGCTCGGCTTCGACCTCCGCTGGTTCGTCCCAGGGCAGCGCTGCGGCGACGACCGCGGTGAGCATCCCCGCCAACAGCGGCATCGTCGGCATCGCGCAGTCGCAGCTCGGCGCCCCGTACGTCTGGGGCGGCTCGAGCCCGTCGACCGGCTTCGACTGCTCTGGCTTCACCGCCTGGGTCTACGGCCAAGCCGGCCACTACCTTCCGCACTCCTCCGGCGCGCAGGGCGGCTACGGCACGGGCGTGCCGGCGTCGCAGGTCGCTGCCGGTGACCTGCTCGTGTGGAGCGGCCACGTCGCCGTCTACGCCGGCAACGGTCAGATCATCCACGCCGCAACCAGCGGCAAGCCCGTCAAGTACTCGAACTACGCGGCGATGGTCGCCGCGTTCGGCACGCCCGAGGTTCGCCGGTTCGGCTGA
- a CDS encoding metal-dependent transcriptional regulator, which produces MTDLVDTTEMYLRTILDLEEEGITPLRARISDRLGHSGPTVSQTVARMERDGLVVVAPDRHLELTEDGRALAIRVLRKHRLAERLLADVIGLDWSLVHDEACRWEHVMSEQVERRLLTLLGNPSESPYGTPIPGLAELGLPPAASFLDGVVRATDARGVRIVRRLGEPIQFDIEGLAELQAAGVVPGATVEVATAGDRIRLTASGGAAIDLPVELAQHIYLEA; this is translated from the coding sequence ATGACAGATCTCGTCGATACGACCGAGATGTACCTCCGCACGATCCTCGATCTCGAGGAGGAGGGCATCACTCCGCTGCGCGCCCGCATCTCTGATCGCCTCGGCCACTCCGGCCCGACCGTCTCGCAGACCGTCGCCCGCATGGAGCGCGATGGCCTCGTCGTCGTCGCGCCGGACCGGCACCTCGAGCTCACGGAGGACGGCCGCGCGCTCGCGATCCGCGTGCTGCGCAAGCACCGGCTGGCCGAGCGGCTGCTCGCAGACGTCATCGGGCTCGACTGGAGCCTGGTGCATGACGAGGCCTGCCGCTGGGAGCACGTCATGAGCGAGCAGGTCGAGCGCAGGCTGCTGACGCTGCTGGGCAATCCGAGCGAGTCGCCATACGGCACGCCCATCCCGGGGCTCGCCGAGCTGGGGCTGCCGCCAGCAGCCTCCTTTCTCGACGGCGTGGTGCGGGCGACGGATGCGCGCGGCGTGCGGATCGTGCGGCGGCTGGGGGAGCCCATCCAGTTCGACATCGAGGGTCTGGCTGAGCTGCAGGCCGCGGGCGTCGTGCCCGGCGCGACGGTCGAGGTCGCGACGGCCGGAGACCGCATCCGACTCACCGCCTCAGGCGGCGCGGCGATCGACCTGCCGGTCGAGCTCGCGCAGCACATCTATCTCGAGGCCTGA
- the serC gene encoding phosphoserine transaminase, translated as MSDIIIPADLLPADGRFGCGPSKVRPEQVARLQSSLGLLGTSHRQAPVKSLVRSVREGLAELFSLPEGYEVLLGNGGSTAFWDAAAFGLIERRSHHLTFGEFGAKFGKAAAAPWLEAPSIADAAPGSRPMLEPVEGVDVVAYPHNETSTGVFHPVVRGQADALTVVDATSAAGGLAVDIAESDLYYFAPQKNFAADGGLWLALASPAAIERIERIAGSGRYIPEFLSLQQAVTNSRLDQTLNTPALTTLLLLDEQIQWMLAGGGLDAMAARTAESSSTLYSWAAGRAEATPFVTDPAHRSNVVVTIDFDESVDAAALAKALRANGVVDTEPYRKLGRNQLRVATFAAIEPSDVVQLTRCLDFLLDRR; from the coding sequence GTGAGCGACATCATCATCCCCGCCGACCTCCTGCCCGCCGACGGGCGCTTCGGGTGCGGCCCCTCCAAGGTGCGCCCCGAGCAGGTCGCGCGCCTGCAGTCGAGCCTGGGCCTGCTCGGCACGAGCCACCGCCAGGCTCCCGTCAAGTCGCTCGTGCGCTCCGTGCGCGAGGGGCTCGCCGAGCTCTTCTCGCTGCCGGAGGGCTACGAGGTGCTGCTCGGCAACGGCGGCTCCACAGCGTTCTGGGATGCCGCCGCGTTCGGCCTGATCGAGCGCCGCTCGCACCACCTGACGTTCGGCGAGTTCGGCGCCAAGTTCGGCAAGGCGGCCGCGGCTCCCTGGCTCGAGGCGCCCAGCATCGCCGATGCGGCACCCGGCTCGCGCCCGATGCTCGAGCCGGTCGAGGGCGTCGACGTCGTCGCCTACCCGCACAACGAGACCTCGACAGGCGTCTTCCATCCGGTCGTGCGAGGGCAGGCGGATGCGCTGACGGTCGTCGACGCGACGAGTGCGGCAGGCGGTCTGGCCGTTGACATCGCCGAGAGCGACCTCTACTACTTCGCGCCGCAGAAGAACTTCGCCGCCGACGGCGGCCTGTGGCTCGCGCTCGCCTCCCCCGCAGCGATCGAGCGCATCGAGCGCATCGCCGGCTCCGGCCGGTACATCCCCGAGTTCCTGTCGCTGCAGCAGGCCGTGACGAACTCGCGCCTCGACCAGACACTCAACACGCCCGCGCTGACGACCCTGCTGCTGCTCGACGAGCAGATCCAGTGGATGCTCGCCGGAGGCGGCCTCGACGCCATGGCCGCGCGCACCGCCGAGAGCTCCTCGACCCTCTACAGCTGGGCAGCGGGCCGAGCGGAGGCGACGCCGTTCGTGACCGACCCCGCGCACCGCTCGAACGTGGTGGTGACGATCGACTTCGACGAGTCGGTCGACGCGGCGGCACTGGCCAAGGCGCTGCGTGCGAACGGCGTGGTCGACACGGAGCCCTACCGCAAGCTGGGCCGCAATCAGCTGCGGGTCGCGACCTTCGCGGCGATCGAGCCGAGCGACGTCGTGCAGCTGACGCGCTGCCTCGACTTCCTGCTCGACCGGCGCTGA
- a CDS encoding DUF3027 domain-containing protein, whose protein sequence is MTSTPEFHHDVPSPESGDAAQPESAETDSLEEQPVEADQSHASQPHAPQPAPEPTTPSPQELALALAALDEIAPTGAVGEVQGALAEGGAHGQAQVVAIRHASQLAGYPDWSWTVLLSRGLEGGPTVLEVALLPGDTSLLSPAWVPWSERLADYLAAKDAGAEDELDDEDELESDLEADLEDDFDDDFDVDEAVGSDDGDRDDDDDDDDDWGDASDAESDSEPDDIRR, encoded by the coding sequence ATGACCTCGACGCCTGAGTTCCACCACGACGTGCCATCGCCCGAGTCGGGCGATGCTGCGCAGCCGGAGTCGGCGGAGACCGACTCCCTGGAGGAGCAGCCGGTCGAGGCCGACCAGTCGCACGCCTCGCAGCCGCACGCCCCGCAGCCCGCGCCCGAGCCGACGACGCCGTCGCCGCAGGAGCTCGCGCTCGCGCTCGCGGCGCTCGACGAGATCGCGCCGACCGGCGCGGTCGGCGAGGTCCAGGGCGCGCTCGCGGAGGGCGGTGCCCACGGGCAGGCGCAGGTCGTGGCGATCCGCCATGCCTCGCAGCTCGCCGGCTACCCCGACTGGTCGTGGACGGTGCTGCTCTCGCGCGGCCTCGAAGGCGGCCCGACCGTGCTCGAGGTGGCGCTGCTGCCGGGCGACACCTCGCTGCTGTCGCCCGCGTGGGTGCCGTGGTCCGAGCGGCTCGCTGACTACCTCGCTGCCAAGGACGCTGGCGCCGAGGACGAGCTCGACGACGAGGACGAGCTGGAGTCCGACCTCGAGGCTGACCTCGAGGACGACTTCGACGACGACTTCGACGTCGACGAGGCGGTCGGCAGCGACGATGGCGACCGCGACGATGACGACGACGATGACGACGACTGGGGCGACGCATCCGACGCCGAGTCCGACTCGGAGCCGGACGACATCCGCCGCTGA
- a CDS encoding cold shock domain-containing protein, which produces MPTGRVKFFDEAKGFGFIAGDDGGEVFLHASAVPEGVLIKPGAKVDYGVAEGRRGPQALSVRIVGPTAVKAARRDTEDMAIIVEDLVRLLDTIGNDLRRGRYPSASHGSTVAQMLRKVADDLDA; this is translated from the coding sequence ATGCCGACGGGCAGGGTGAAGTTCTTCGACGAGGCCAAGGGCTTCGGCTTCATCGCCGGAGACGACGGCGGCGAGGTCTTCCTGCACGCCTCCGCGGTGCCGGAGGGTGTGCTCATCAAGCCGGGTGCGAAGGTCGACTACGGCGTCGCCGAGGGTCGTCGCGGCCCGCAGGCGCTGTCGGTGCGCATCGTCGGTCCGACCGCGGTCAAGGCCGCGCGACGCGACACGGAGGACATGGCGATCATCGTCGAGGACCTCGTGCGCCTGCTCGACACCATCGGCAACGACCTGCGCCGTGGTCGCTACCCGAGCGCCTCGCACGGCTCGACGGTCGCCCAGATGCTGCGGAAGGTCGCCGATGACCTCGACGCCTGA
- a CDS encoding helicase-associated domain-containing protein → MDVVALAARIQAMSDDALDLLVVERQAPTQLGSTFDLAEHLVTDASIAQALRWRSAAELVALGEGTSTPRLDGLLLGIDGAALPAVRALAAAAAVPAAAALVPIESATAPQSAIDETIKVSELVHRVADTPIVLRSRSQLPAATGRELAAAVDGDPAQLEERLEPAVLAGLIARRDGRLRATVDADAWLASSVPDRWLTIATAWLDATPDAAAVAGEPRAQFPLADAAVLAVRERQHRQAERLGLADRATATTLAVDLRERPDAARAALAAHVPPATASVYLQPDLSAVAPGPLEADVESRLRRIARIERAGIASHWRITAQSVAAGLADGVQADEVLAFLREVSLTGLPQPVAYLVRDTAAKFGSLRVRAVDPVAEGGARSQARSADEQLIRTIAVDRALVGTGPLQTDPHRVTFRTSAEEALEALIEERYPAVLEDEHGELVRRTPDRAPRPVHERHRLVDRLRDAGFEVGEHERAWLERQLQGAIRERMPVRLTVTTATDPVDIELVPLAVANGRLRARDANRDVERTLPLSAITKVAGLGVAT, encoded by the coding sequence ATGGACGTCGTCGCGCTCGCCGCCCGCATCCAGGCCATGTCGGACGACGCGCTCGACCTGCTCGTGGTCGAGCGGCAGGCGCCCACCCAGCTCGGCTCCACGTTCGATCTGGCCGAGCACCTGGTGACGGATGCGTCCATCGCGCAGGCACTCCGGTGGCGGTCGGCCGCCGAGCTGGTCGCGCTCGGCGAGGGCACCTCCACGCCCAGGCTCGACGGCCTGCTGCTCGGCATCGACGGCGCGGCACTGCCCGCGGTGCGTGCGCTCGCTGCGGCTGCTGCCGTTCCCGCCGCCGCCGCGCTGGTGCCGATCGAGAGCGCCACCGCGCCGCAGTCAGCGATCGACGAGACCATCAAGGTCTCAGAGCTCGTGCACCGGGTCGCCGACACGCCGATCGTGCTCCGCAGCCGCTCGCAGCTGCCGGCCGCCACCGGGCGCGAGCTCGCCGCCGCGGTCGACGGCGACCCCGCCCAGCTCGAGGAGCGGCTCGAGCCCGCGGTGCTCGCCGGCCTCATCGCCCGCCGTGACGGCCGCCTGCGCGCCACGGTCGACGCCGACGCCTGGCTCGCATCCTCCGTGCCCGATCGATGGCTGACGATCGCCACCGCCTGGCTCGACGCCACCCCCGACGCGGCCGCCGTGGCGGGTGAGCCCCGCGCGCAGTTCCCGCTCGCCGACGCCGCGGTGCTCGCGGTGCGCGAGCGCCAGCACCGCCAGGCGGAGCGCCTCGGCCTCGCCGACCGCGCCACCGCCACGACGCTCGCCGTCGACCTGCGCGAGCGACCGGACGCGGCGCGCGCGGCGCTTGCCGCCCACGTGCCGCCCGCCACCGCATCCGTCTATCTCCAGCCCGACCTCTCTGCGGTCGCGCCCGGCCCGCTCGAGGCCGACGTCGAGTCGCGGCTGCGTCGCATCGCCCGCATCGAGCGCGCAGGCATCGCCTCGCACTGGCGCATCACGGCGCAGTCGGTCGCCGCCGGCCTGGCGGACGGCGTGCAGGCGGATGAGGTGCTGGCCTTCCTCAGGGAGGTCTCGCTCACCGGTCTGCCGCAGCCGGTCGCCTATCTCGTGCGCGACACCGCTGCGAAGTTCGGCTCGCTGCGCGTGCGCGCCGTCGACCCGGTGGCCGAAGGCGGCGCCCGCTCGCAGGCGCGCAGCGCCGACGAGCAGCTCATCCGCACCATCGCCGTCGACCGCGCGCTCGTCGGCACCGGCCCGCTGCAGACCGACCCGCACCGCGTCACCTTCCGCACCAGCGCCGAGGAGGCCCTCGAGGCGCTGATCGAGGAGCGCTACCCCGCGGTGCTCGAGGACGAGCATGGCGAGCTCGTGCGCCGCACCCCGGATCGCGCGCCCCGCCCCGTCCACGAGCGCCACCGGCTCGTCGACCGGCTGCGCGACGCGGGCTTCGAGGTCGGCGAGCACGAGCGCGCCTGGCTCGAGCGGCAGCTGCAGGGCGCCATCCGCGAGCGCATGCCCGTGCGCCTCACCGTCACCACGGCGACCGACCCGGTCGACATCGAGCTCGTGCCGCTCGCGGTCGCGAACGGCCGCCTGCGCGCCCGCGACGCGAACCGCGACGTGGAGCGCACGCTGCCGCTGAGTGCCATCACGAAGGTCGCGGGCCTGGGCGTCGCGACCTAG
- a CDS encoding DNA repair helicase XPB: protein MSLPGPLIVQSDRTVLLEVAHPDATAARQALQVFAELERAPEHIHTYRVTRLGLWNARAAGHTADEIVGTLETHAKFPVPPGVALDIRETIGRYGRLVIERDDEGLLLRSDDRPVLEEVRRSKKIQPLLGGPVDGGIRVVDWARGELKQELVKLGWPAEDLAGYTPGTPLEIDLVEDGWHMRPYQSDAVTHFSDAGSGVVVLPCGAGKTIVGAAAMAATDTTTLILVTNTVSARQWRSELLARTSLTEDQIGEYSGQSKEIKPVTIATYQILTVKRGGEYAHLGVLDALDWGLIVYDEVHLLPAPVFKLSADLQARRRLGLTATLVREDGRESDVFSLIGPKRFDAPWKEIEEQGFIAPAECFEVRIDLDEDERLEYAASSDRDRYRIAASSPRKIDTVKRVLAQHPEEPTLVIGQYLDQLDELSAALDAPLINGETPVSEREVLFQAFRDGKERVLVVSKVANFSVDLPDASLAVQVSGSFGSRQEEAQRLGRLLRPKGGRTASFYTIVARDTVDQEFALGRQRFLAEQGYAYTILDEHEIGVVDHANA, encoded by the coding sequence ATGTCACTCCCAGGCCCGCTCATCGTGCAGTCCGACAGGACTGTGCTGCTCGAGGTCGCGCACCCCGATGCGACCGCAGCCAGACAGGCCCTCCAGGTCTTCGCAGAGCTCGAGCGAGCGCCGGAGCACATCCACACCTATCGCGTCACGCGCCTCGGCCTCTGGAACGCACGCGCCGCCGGCCACACGGCCGACGAGATCGTCGGCACGCTCGAGACGCACGCCAAGTTCCCGGTCCCGCCAGGAGTGGCGCTCGACATCCGCGAGACCATCGGCCGCTACGGCCGCCTCGTGATCGAGCGCGACGACGAGGGCCTGCTGCTGCGCAGCGACGACCGTCCCGTGCTCGAGGAGGTGCGGCGCTCGAAGAAGATCCAGCCGCTGCTCGGCGGGCCCGTCGACGGCGGCATCCGCGTGGTCGACTGGGCGCGCGGCGAGCTCAAGCAGGAGCTCGTGAAGCTCGGCTGGCCGGCCGAGGATCTCGCCGGCTACACCCCGGGCACCCCGCTGGAGATCGACCTGGTCGAGGACGGCTGGCACATGCGGCCCTACCAGTCGGATGCGGTCACGCACTTCTCCGACGCCGGCTCGGGTGTCGTCGTCCTCCCCTGCGGCGCAGGCAAGACGATCGTCGGCGCCGCGGCCATGGCCGCCACCGACACCACCACGCTCATCCTGGTCACGAACACCGTCTCCGCACGGCAGTGGCGCTCAGAGCTGCTGGCCCGCACGAGCCTCACCGAGGATCAGATCGGCGAGTACTCCGGCCAGTCCAAGGAGATCAAGCCGGTCACGATCGCGACCTACCAGATCCTCACGGTCAAGCGCGGCGGCGAGTACGCGCACCTCGGCGTGCTCGACGCGCTCGACTGGGGCCTCATCGTCTACGACGAGGTGCACCTGCTGCCCGCACCGGTGTTCAAGCTCTCCGCCGACCTGCAGGCACGCAGGCGCCTCGGCCTCACCGCGACGCTCGTGCGCGAGGACGGCCGCGAGTCGGATGTCTTCAGCCTCATCGGCCCCAAGCGCTTCGATGCTCCCTGGAAGGAGATCGAGGAGCAGGGCTTCATCGCGCCCGCCGAATGCTTCGAGGTGCGCATCGATCTCGACGAGGACGAGCGGCTCGAGTACGCCGCCTCGAGCGACCGCGATCGCTACCGCATCGCCGCATCGAGCCCGCGCAAGATCGACACCGTCAAGCGCGTGCTCGCGCAGCACCCCGAGGAGCCGACGCTCGTGATCGGGCAGTACCTCGACCAGCTCGACGAGCTCTCCGCTGCGCTCGACGCCCCGCTCATCAACGGCGAGACGCCGGTCTCCGAGCGCGAGGTGCTCTTCCAGGCCTTCCGCGACGGCAAGGAGCGCGTGCTGGTCGTCTCGAAGGTGGCGAACTTCTCGGTCGACCTCCCGGATGCGTCCCTGGCGGTGCAGGTGTCGGGCTCGTTCGGATCACGGCAGGAGGAGGCCCAGCGCCTCGGTCGCCTGCTGCGACCCAAGGGCGGCCGCACCGCGAGCTTCTACACGATCGTGGCGCGCGACACCGTCGACCAGGAGTTCGCGCTCGGGCGGCAGCGCTTCCTCGCGGAGCAGGGCTACGCGTACACGATCCTCGATGAGCACGAGATCGGCGTCGTCGATCATGCAAACGCCTGA
- a CDS encoding response regulator transcription factor has product MTEPSAKILVVDDEPHIRDLLSTSLRFAGFDVRAVAAGAAAISAVLEDEPDLILLDVMLPDINGFGVTKRLRASGFTSPILFLTAKDDTEDKITGLTVGGDDYVTKPFSLDEIIARIKAILRRTMAETDDATIHVGELAMNQDTHEVSVAGEEIELSPTEFKLLRYLMLNANRVLSKAQILDHVWEYDFNGDVGIVESYISYLRRKIDDRVSEPMIVTKRGFGYMLKSPKA; this is encoded by the coding sequence ATGACCGAGCCCAGCGCCAAGATCCTCGTCGTCGACGACGAGCCGCACATCCGCGACCTGCTGTCCACCAGCCTCCGCTTCGCCGGCTTCGACGTGCGCGCTGTCGCCGCCGGAGCCGCCGCGATCTCCGCCGTCCTCGAGGACGAGCCCGACCTCATCCTCCTCGACGTCATGCTCCCCGACATCAACGGCTTCGGCGTGACCAAGCGCCTGCGCGCATCCGGATTCACCTCCCCCATCCTGTTCCTCACGGCGAAGGACGACACCGAGGACAAGATCACCGGCCTCACCGTCGGCGGCGACGACTACGTCACGAAGCCCTTCTCGCTCGACGAGATCATCGCCCGCATCAAGGCGATCCTGCGCCGCACGATGGCAGAGACCGACGACGCCACCATCCACGTCGGCGAGCTGGCGATGAACCAAGACACCCACGAGGTCTCCGTCGCCGGCGAGGAGATCGAGCTCTCCCCCACCGAGTTCAAGCTGCTGCGCTACCTGATGCTCAATGCCAACCGCGTGCTGTCGAAGGCGCAGATCCTCGACCACGTCTGGGAGTACGACTTCAACGGCGACGTCGGCATCGTGGAGTCCTACATCTCCTACCTGCGCCGCAAGATCGACGACCGGGTCAGCGAGCCCATGATCGTGACCAAGCGCGGATTCGGCTACATGCTGAAGTCGCCGAAGGCGTAG
- a CDS encoding HAMP domain-containing sensor histidine kinase: protein MSLAGRITSLIVIVMTFGLALAGIGTLSIIRDAQQAEADRELDQAMRAFTSQEITRSDSPEQCDLAQRMPNTYYLGVADAAGQVLCDNKLPGPTNPDVSGVTLGTVAEQDGAFTLVSIDEQTRWRTLVAPSTVSSTGELLVSIVAVDMSSSESTTTTFTLVFAGFSMLAVVLGAALTRILAVSTLRGLRKTAAEAQRFADGDYDTRLTGEHPRTEVGSLQLSLNTMLDRIEAAIEQRDASVSQMRQFVGDASHELRTPLVAVRGYAELYRMGAISDPADVKNAMERIEGEAKRMARLVEDLLQLARLDERRPLDLQPLDLVPIVNDAASDTRVGTPDRRVTVVAIDADALGPPDGAEDPAPSSAVFTPPPLTPPAVVLGDDHALRQLLSNLIGNATRYTPEGTPIELGIGVSTRRHEAVVLVVDHGDGIPVELREQVFQRFFRADTSRARDTGGTGLGLAIVRGVVRAHSGRLDVVDTPGGGATFRFAIPLADEAAVMALSERLRPESFMTTTGSDPQARARSRS, encoded by the coding sequence ATGTCGCTGGCCGGGCGGATCACCTCGCTGATCGTCATCGTGATGACGTTCGGGCTCGCGCTCGCCGGCATCGGCACGCTGTCGATCATCCGCGACGCGCAGCAGGCGGAGGCCGACCGCGAGCTCGACCAGGCGATGCGGGCGTTCACGAGCCAGGAGATCACGCGCTCGGACTCCCCTGAGCAGTGCGATCTCGCGCAGCGCATGCCCAACACCTATTACCTGGGCGTCGCCGATGCCGCGGGCCAGGTGCTGTGCGACAACAAGCTGCCCGGTCCCACGAACCCCGACGTCTCGGGCGTGACGCTCGGCACGGTCGCCGAGCAGGACGGCGCGTTCACGCTCGTCTCGATCGACGAGCAGACGCGCTGGCGCACGCTCGTCGCGCCCAGCACGGTCTCGAGCACTGGCGAGCTGCTGGTCTCGATCGTCGCCGTCGACATGAGCTCGAGCGAGTCGACCACGACCACCTTCACGCTCGTCTTCGCGGGCTTCTCGATGCTCGCCGTGGTGCTCGGCGCTGCCCTTACGCGCATCCTCGCGGTCTCGACCCTGCGGGGGCTGCGCAAGACCGCCGCAGAGGCCCAGCGCTTCGCCGACGGCGACTACGACACCCGACTGACGGGCGAGCATCCGCGCACCGAGGTCGGCTCGCTGCAGCTCTCGCTCAACACCATGCTCGACCGCATCGAGGCTGCGATCGAGCAGCGCGACGCCTCCGTGTCGCAGATGCGACAGTTCGTCGGCGACGCCAGCCATGAGCTGCGCACGCCGCTGGTCGCGGTGCGCGGCTATGCGGAGCTCTACCGGATGGGCGCGATCTCCGACCCGGCCGATGTCAAGAACGCGATGGAGCGCATCGAAGGCGAGGCGAAGCGCATGGCGCGGCTGGTCGAGGATCTGCTGCAGCTCGCGCGCCTCGACGAGCGCCGACCGCTCGACCTGCAGCCGCTCGACCTCGTGCCGATCGTCAACGACGCCGCGAGCGACACGCGCGTGGGCACGCCCGACCGCCGGGTGACGGTCGTGGCGATCGATGCGGATGCGCTGGGTCCCCCCGACGGCGCGGAGGATCCGGCGCCGTCGTCGGCCGTGTTCACGCCGCCGCCGCTCACACCGCCGGCGGTGGTGCTGGGCGACGACCACGCGCTGCGACAGCTGCTCTCGAACCTGATCGGCAATGCCACGCGCTACACGCCGGAGGGCACCCCCATCGAGCTCGGCATCGGCGTCTCGACCCGCCGGCACGAGGCCGTCGTGCTGGTGGTCGATCACGGCGACGGCATTCCCGTGGAGCTGCGCGAGCAGGTCTTCCAGCGCTTCTTCCGCGCGGATACCTCGCGCGCTCGCGACACCGGCGGCACGGGACTGGGGCTCGCGATCGTCCGCGGCGTCGTGCGCGCCCACTCCGGCAGGCTCGATGTCGTCGACACGCCCGGCGGCGGCGCGACGTTCCGCTTCGCCATCCCGCTCGCCGACGAGGCGGCCGTCATGGCGCTCAGCGAGCGGTTGCGACCCGAGTCGTTCATGACCACGACCGGCAGCGATCCACAGGCGCGCGCTCGCAGCCGCAGCTGA
- a CDS encoding WXG100 family type VII secretion target, whose product MSKYVVDAEAIHGAHIAVRGTAGRLQSEVTAMHSQLQALQDSWSGQASIAFQGVVQDWRATQLRVEESLAGINEALAHAGRQYDEVEQGNLRMFAA is encoded by the coding sequence ATGAGCAAGTACGTCGTCGACGCCGAGGCCATCCACGGCGCCCACATCGCGGTGCGAGGCACCGCCGGCCGGCTGCAGTCAGAGGTCACGGCCATGCACAGCCAGCTGCAGGCGCTGCAGGACTCGTGGAGCGGGCAGGCCTCCATCGCCTTCCAGGGCGTCGTGCAGGACTGGCGCGCCACCCAGCTGCGGGTCGAGGAGTCGCTCGCGGGCATCAACGAGGCGCTCGCGCACGCGGGCCGCCAGTACGACGAGGTCGAGCAGGGCAACCTGCGCATGTTCGCGGCGTAG